CCTAAGGGATAATCTATGCTACATCTATGAGCTTAGGCCCATTATATGCCGCTTCTACCCCTTCAAGCTTGAGAGGGTCTGGGGCAGGGGCCTAAGGTTCTCCTACACCGAGGAGTGCCCTGGGATAGGGAGGGGCCCGCGCCTCAGAAGGACCTACTTCGAAGAACTATTAAATTATTTGAGGAAGAACCTAG
This Candidatus Bathyarchaeota archaeon DNA region includes the following protein-coding sequences:
- a CDS encoding YkgJ family cysteine cluster protein, producing the protein LRDNLCYIYELRPIICRFYPFKLERVWGRGLRFSYTEECPGIGRGPRLRRTYFEELLNYLRKNLERAPRDDRSQI